Part of the Triticum aestivum cultivar Chinese Spring chromosome 4D, IWGSC CS RefSeq v2.1, whole genome shotgun sequence genome is shown below.
cctcgcactgaaagcgcatcgccggaaatcctgaaataaatccaggaataatgcgagcaccaggaattgaaccctgatgggctggggataccactgtccctctaaccatccaaccacaggttggttcacgaCACGAATCTATAATTGAGATCGCGGGTTTGAGGGGTCCGGTTGTAAATGCTTGATGCGGTTTAGACCGACTGGAGGACTCGAGCCTAGGGTTTTTTGGTTGGTCTGCCCACCGGCGCGCGTACGACCACACTTGATAGCCAAAGCCAAAGTGATATACCCTCCTCCCCGCCACTGCTTCCACGCCTAACTCTAGTGCCGCCACCAGTGGTAGTGCTCTACCCCCTCCAGCGGAAATCTCTTTGGACGGGGCGGCGAATACGGAGAGTCGCCGCAGATGGCGGACCGTTTGACCCGTATCGCGATCGTGAGCGAGGACAAGTGCAAGCCCAAGAAGTGCCGCCAGGAGTGCAAGAAGAGATGCCCCGTTGTCAAGACCGGTAATTCACCTCTCTCTCCACACTCGCGGGTCTGATCGATGAGGTCTTACGATTTGTCTGCTGGTGCTATTGGTGAATCAAAGCGTAGATCCCAATGGTTTCCCATTTCCACGGGGCAATATGTTTATATGATGATTTTGATTTCAAGCTGACTGATATGTGCCTTGTACTAGCAGGATCTGGGGAATTGGATCGCTTAAAATGGTCACGTTTTTGTTTTGGTAGCTGTAGTATCGTTGCTACGAACTTGCTTAAGCGTTGTTACGTGCTTAAGATTTGATTCAGTTTCTCATACATGTTGCCATCTATTTGTTATTGTAGTCTATGAACAAGGATCAGTGTACACATATATGCGCACATTTATAGTGCTTATTGTGGCTGCACCAATTCTCCATTTCCCCTTTTGGTGCTTATAGTGTGTTTGGTTGAGGGGATTTAGTGTTAGGGAATGAGCGTTTTGGGGTTATGAAACATATAATCCATTGTTTGGCCGGTGGCAAGGGAGCTGAGGAGGAAAGGGAGAAAGGGAATTAAGGAGCCCAATTCCGAAAATTCGAACTAAATCTCACCTCACACCAAACATGGGTTTTAGATTAATAATCAATTTCCCAAGCCTAATTCCCCAACAAACTCCCACATCTAAACACACATCCCCTTTCCCTAACATTGCCAAGCACGTTGATGTGTTATGCATGCTAGAGGGTTTCCTAGCTAAAGTGCTGCTGTGGTTATGACAATTAACTGTCTTATTGTATAGGAAAGCTTTGCATTGAAGTTAGTCCAGCGGCCAAACTTGCATTCATTTCTGAAGAGCTGTGTATTGGTTGTGGTATTTGTGTTAAGGTATGCTTGTCATTTAATACAACAATTAAGATGTATGATTTTTCATAGTGTTACTATAATCTTCTCACTTCTGCTGTAATACTTGATGCAGAAATGCCCATTTGATGCCATTGAAATCATCAATCTTCCAAAAGATTTGGAGAAAGATACTACCCATTGCTATGGACCGAATACCTTCAAATTGCACAGGTACTTTTTTAATCGAAGAGCCAGGCGCTACGTTTGGATGTTTGTATTAAAGGCCTCCGTATTGAATTGGCTCAATACTAATTCAGTGGGTAAAGTGTAATGGACATGAATACAATTTTGCTTGTTTGGATGCTCATGGAATCCCAGTGAGGTTTCAATACCAAATCTTGTTTGGATGGCAAACTATGGAATTGCATAGTGCCTTGTTCTATATGTATAAAATCGAAATTTGTACAATATGTGACCATAATTTCCACACATAATTATAGTTCCGCACATAATTAAGAATCATAAGTTCCACACAAAAATAAGAATCAATCCACCCATCAAAGCAGAATCACAAGTTCCACACATAATATCGAAATTTGTACAATATGTCTTATGAAAAGCAACCAGCCAAAGCAGAGCCATAAGTTCCACACATAATTAAGGATCAATCCACCCATCAAAAATTAACAATCGATCCTTTTGTTACTAATCTCATCTAGCAATACGGCGAAGAGAAACTAAATTTGGTCTGACTGGATAATTATACGAAACAAACAAAATTTCCTGCAGTGTCATAATAGAGCAAGCACCATGAAATTTGTTCCTGCAGTTGACACTTGACAGTACATGGCTGGGTAATGTGCATTCGACCACCAACTGATGAACTAGTGAATTAGTAATGACTGAAGAGATTGCCGGATTGAACCATGAAATATGTTCCTGCAGTTGACACTTGACAGTACATGGCTGGGTAACGTATGAACcaaagtcgtagcaagctacaaggacttaaaggaacaacgcgtgacattttgatatgtctccaacgtatctataatttttgattgttccatgctattatattatccatctaggatgttttatatgcatttatatgctattttatatgatttttgggactaacctattaacctagagcccagtgccagtttctgttttttccttgtttttgagttttacagaaaaggaataccaaacggagtccaattgacgtgccaatttttgataattttttatggaccaaaagaagcccccggagtaaaatagttgggccagaagagtctcgagccgtccacgagggtggaggacgcgccctaccccctgggcgcgccccctggctcgtggacgactcggagacccccctgacgtgagaccgacgccaaaaattcctataaatacataaactcccgaaaagaaacctagatcgggagttccgccgccgcaagcctctgtagccaccaaaaaccaatcgagaccctgttctggcaccctgccagaggggggatccatcaccggtggccatcttcatcatctcggcgctctccatgacgaggagggagtagttcaccctcggggctgagggtagctatgtgtttgatctctctctctctctcgtgttcttgatgtatcacaagctttgctattatagttgaaccttatgatgtttctccccctctactctcttgtaatggattgagttttccctttgaagttatcttatcggattgagtctttaaggatttgagaacacttgatgtatgtcttgcatgtgcttatctgtggtgacaatgggatattcacgtgatctacttgatgtatgttttggtgatcaacttgcgggtttagtgaccttgtgaacttatgcataggggttggcacacgttttcgtcttgactctccggtagaaactttggggcactctttgaagttctttgtgttggttgaatagatgaatctgagattgtgtgatgcataacgtataatcatacccgcggatacttgtggtgacattggagtatccaggtgacattagggttttggttgatttgtgtcttaaggtgttattctagtacgaactcttgaatagattgatcagaaagaataactttgaggtggtttcgtaccctacaataatctcttcgtttgttctcctctattagtgactttggagtgactctttgtggcatgttgagggacagttatatgatctaattatgttattattgtttagagaacttgcactagttaaagtatgaaccctaggccttgtttcagcgcattgcaataccgttttcgctcacttttatcattagttaccttgctgtttttatattttcatattacaaaaacctatatctaccatccatattgaacttgtatcaccatctcttcgccgaactagtgcaactatacaatttaccattgtgttgggtgtgttgggaacataagagactctttgttatttggttgcagggttgtttgagagagaccatcttcatcctacgcctcccacggattgataaaccttaggtcatccactcgagggaaatttgctactctcctacaaacctctgcacttggaggcccaacgacgtctacaagaagaaggttacgtagtagacatcaagctcttttctggcgccgttgccggggaggttagtgcttgaaggtatatctttagatcttgcaatcaaatctttttgtctcttgttttatcaccagtttagtttataaaaagaaaactacaaaaaaatggaattgagggtgcctcatatgcttcatctttttaatatctttcgtgaaaatgatgaaaagg
Proteins encoded:
- the LOC123099876 gene encoding ABC transporter E family member 2, which codes for MADRLTRIAIVSEDKCKPKKCRQECKKRCPVVKTGKLCIEVSPAAKLAFISEELCIGCGICVKKCPFDAIEIINLPKDLEKDTTHCYGPNTFKLHRYFFNRRARRYVWMFVLKASVLNWLNTNSVGKV